A window of the Streptomyces albireticuli genome harbors these coding sequences:
- a CDS encoding RNA polymerase-binding protein RbpA — MASGNAIRGSRVGAGPMGEAERGESAPRLRISFWCSNGHETQPSFASDAQVPDTWDCPRCGFPAGQDRDSPPDPPRTEPYKTHLAYVRERRSDADGEAILAEALAKLRGEI, encoded by the coding sequence GTGGCAAGTGGCAACGCGATCCGAGGGAGTCGGGTCGGAGCGGGGCCGATGGGGGAGGCCGAGCGGGGCGAGTCCGCGCCGCGCCTCCGCATCTCCTTCTGGTGTTCCAACGGGCACGAGACGCAGCCGAGCTTCGCCAGTGACGCACAGGTACCGGACACCTGGGACTGCCCGCGCTGCGGCTTCCCGGCCGGTCAGGACCGGGACAGTCCGCCGGACCCGCCGCGGACCGAGCCCTACAAGACGCACCTCGCCTATGTACGTGAGCGGCGGAGCGACGCGGACGGCGAGGCGATCCTCGCCGAGGCGCTCGCCAAGCTCCGCGGAGAGATCTGA
- the zwf gene encoding glucose-6-phosphate dehydrogenase: MSTSSNPLRDAQDRRLPRIAGPSGLVIFGVTGDLSRKKLMPAVYDLANRGLLPPGFSLIGFARRDWENEDFAQIVHDAVKEHSRTPFREEVWQQLVQGCRFVQGDFDDDVAFETLKDTIQELDKAQGTGGNFAFYLSVPPKFFPKVVQQLKKHGLADQKEGSWRRAVIEKPFGHDLASAQELNKVVHEVFPTEEVFRIDHYLGKETVQNILALRFANTLFEPIWNRSYVDHVQITMAEDIGIGGRAGYYDGIGAARDVIQNHLLQLLALTAMEEPASFEADALVAEKTKVLGAVRLPKDLGKETVRGQYAHGWQGGEEVVGYLEEEGIDPHSKTDTYAAIKLEIDNRRWAGVPFYLRTGKRLGRRVTEIAVVFQRAPHSPFDHTATEELGQNALVIRVQPDEGVTLRFGSKVPGTSMEVRDVSMDFAYGESFTESSPEAYERLILDVLLGDANLFPRLKEVELSWQILDPIERYWDTHGKPASYPAGTWGPVEADEMLARDGRSWRRP; the protein is encoded by the coding sequence TTGAGCACAAGCAGCAATCCGCTGCGTGACGCTCAGGACCGACGGCTCCCGCGTATCGCGGGGCCGTCGGGCCTGGTCATCTTTGGCGTCACGGGCGATTTGTCCCGGAAAAAGCTGATGCCGGCGGTCTACGACCTCGCCAACCGGGGGCTGCTGCCGCCGGGCTTCTCCCTCATCGGCTTCGCCCGCCGTGACTGGGAGAACGAGGACTTCGCGCAGATCGTCCACGACGCCGTCAAGGAACACTCCCGCACGCCCTTCCGCGAGGAGGTCTGGCAGCAGCTGGTGCAGGGCTGCCGCTTCGTGCAGGGCGACTTCGACGACGACGTGGCCTTCGAGACGCTCAAGGACACCATCCAGGAGCTCGACAAGGCCCAGGGCACCGGCGGAAACTTCGCCTTCTACCTGTCCGTGCCGCCGAAGTTCTTCCCCAAGGTCGTCCAGCAGCTCAAGAAGCACGGCCTGGCCGACCAGAAGGAGGGCTCCTGGCGGCGCGCCGTCATCGAGAAGCCCTTCGGCCACGACCTGGCCAGCGCCCAGGAGCTCAACAAGGTCGTCCACGAGGTCTTCCCGACCGAAGAGGTCTTCCGGATCGACCACTACCTGGGCAAGGAGACCGTCCAGAACATCCTGGCGCTCCGCTTCGCCAACACCCTCTTCGAGCCGATCTGGAACCGGTCGTACGTCGACCACGTGCAGATCACCATGGCCGAGGACATCGGCATCGGCGGCCGCGCAGGCTACTACGACGGCATCGGCGCCGCCCGTGACGTCATCCAGAACCACCTGCTCCAGCTGCTCGCGCTGACCGCCATGGAGGAGCCCGCCTCCTTCGAGGCGGACGCGCTCGTCGCGGAGAAGACCAAGGTGCTGGGCGCCGTCCGGCTGCCCAAGGACCTCGGCAAGGAGACCGTCCGCGGCCAGTACGCGCACGGCTGGCAGGGCGGCGAGGAGGTCGTCGGCTACCTGGAGGAAGAGGGCATCGACCCGCACTCCAAGACCGACACCTACGCCGCGATCAAGCTGGAGATCGACAACCGCCGCTGGGCGGGCGTCCCCTTCTACCTGCGCACCGGCAAGCGGCTCGGCCGCCGCGTCACCGAGATCGCGGTCGTCTTCCAGCGCGCCCCGCACTCGCCGTTCGACCACACCGCGACCGAGGAGCTGGGGCAGAACGCCCTGGTCATCCGGGTGCAGCCGGACGAGGGCGTCACCCTGCGGTTCGGCTCCAAGGTGCCGGGCACCTCGATGGAGGTCCGGGACGTCTCGATGGACTTCGCCTACGGCGAGTCGTTCACCGAGTCCAGCCCCGAGGCCTACGAGCGGCTCATCCTCGATGTGCTGCTGGGCGACGCCAACCTCTTCCCCCGCCTGAAGGAGGTCGAGCTGTCCTGGCAGATCCTCGACCCGATCGAGCGGTACTGGGACACCCACGGCAAGCCCGCGTCCTACCCCGCCGGCACCTGGGGCCCGGTCGAAGCGGACGAGATGCTCGCACGAGACGGACGGAGCTGGCGCCGGCCATGA
- a CDS encoding heme o synthase, whose protein sequence is MTAVESRPAGVLAESPGHRPFGARAKAFVALTKPRVIELLLMTTVPVMFLAAEGVPDLWLVLATCIGGYLSAGGAGAYNMYIDRDIDALMDRTSQRPLVTGMVSPRECLVFATALTVGSTLWFWFLVNPLSAMLSLGANVFYVVVYTMILKRRTAQNIVWGGIAGCMPVFIGWSAVANSVSWASLVLFLVIFFWTPPHYWPLSMKVKDDYERVGVPMLPVIAGNKAVAKQIVLYSWVMVAVSLSLQPLGYTSWFYTVVAAVLGGFWLKEAHALQSRARAGVTGPKLKEMRLFHWSITYVSLLFAAVAVDPFLH, encoded by the coding sequence GTGACGGCCGTCGAATCCCGTCCTGCGGGGGTGCTCGCGGAGAGCCCCGGTCACCGGCCGTTCGGGGCCCGTGCCAAGGCGTTCGTGGCGCTGACCAAGCCGCGGGTCATCGAGCTGCTGCTGATGACGACCGTGCCGGTGATGTTCCTCGCCGCGGAGGGCGTGCCCGACCTGTGGCTGGTGCTCGCCACCTGCATCGGCGGCTACCTCTCGGCCGGCGGCGCGGGCGCCTACAACATGTACATCGACCGCGACATCGACGCGCTGATGGACCGCACCTCGCAGCGCCCGCTGGTCACCGGAATGGTCTCGCCCCGGGAGTGCCTGGTCTTCGCCACCGCGCTGACCGTGGGCTCGACCCTGTGGTTCTGGTTCCTGGTCAACCCGCTGTCCGCGATGCTCTCGCTCGGCGCCAACGTCTTCTACGTCGTCGTCTACACGATGATCCTCAAGCGGCGCACCGCGCAGAACATCGTCTGGGGCGGCATCGCGGGCTGCATGCCGGTCTTCATCGGCTGGTCCGCGGTCGCGAACTCCGTCTCCTGGGCCTCCCTCGTCCTCTTCCTGGTCATCTTCTTCTGGACGCCGCCGCACTACTGGCCGCTGTCGATGAAGGTCAAGGACGACTACGAGCGGGTCGGCGTGCCGATGCTGCCCGTCATCGCGGGCAACAAGGCGGTCGCCAAGCAGATCGTCCTCTACAGCTGGGTGATGGTCGCGGTCTCGCTCTCGCTCCAGCCGCTGGGCTACACGAGCTGGTTCTACACCGTGGTGGCGGCCGTCCTCGGCGGGTTCTGGCTGAAGGAGGCGCACGCCCTCCAGAGCCGGGCGCGGGCCGGTGTCACGGGCCCCAAGCTCAAGGAGATGCGCCTCTTCCACTGGTCCATCACCTACGTCTCGCTGCTCTTCGCCGCAGTCGCCGTGGATCCCTTCCTCCATTAA
- the tal gene encoding transaldolase, which yields MTDALKRLSDEGVAIWLDDLSRKRITSGNLAELIDQSHVVGVTTNPSIFQKAISGGDGYEQQLTDLAARKVTVDEAIRMITTADVRDAADILRPVFDRTDGQDGRVSIEVDPRLAHDTVATVAEAKQLAWLVDRPNTLIKIPATKAGLPAIAEVIGKGISVNVTLIFSLERYRAVMDAYLTGLEKAKAAGLDLNLIHSVASFFVSRVDTEIDKRLDALGTEEAKALRGKAALANARLAYQAYEEVFSSDRWAALEKAGANKQRALWASTGVKDPAYKDTLYVDDLVAPNTVNTMPEATLEATADHGQITGDTVRGTYEQAKAELDALAKVGISYDDVVQLLEDEGVDKFEQSWNDLLKSTEAELKRLAPEA from the coding sequence ATGACAGACGCACTCAAGCGCCTCTCCGACGAAGGCGTCGCGATCTGGCTGGACGACCTGTCCCGCAAGCGCATCACGTCGGGCAACCTGGCCGAGCTGATCGACCAGAGCCACGTCGTCGGCGTCACCACCAACCCGTCGATCTTCCAGAAGGCGATCTCGGGCGGCGACGGCTACGAGCAGCAGCTCACCGACCTCGCGGCCCGCAAGGTCACCGTCGACGAGGCGATCCGCATGATCACCACGGCGGACGTCCGCGACGCCGCCGACATCCTGCGTCCGGTCTTCGACCGGACCGACGGCCAGGACGGCCGGGTCTCCATCGAGGTCGACCCCCGTCTGGCCCACGACACGGTGGCCACCGTCGCCGAGGCCAAGCAGCTGGCCTGGCTGGTGGACCGGCCGAACACCCTCATCAAGATCCCGGCCACCAAGGCGGGCCTGCCGGCCATCGCCGAGGTGATCGGCAAGGGCATCAGCGTCAACGTCACGCTGATCTTCTCCCTGGAGCGCTACCGCGCGGTCATGGACGCCTACCTGACCGGTCTGGAGAAGGCGAAGGCCGCGGGCCTGGACCTGAACCTGATCCACTCGGTCGCGTCCTTCTTCGTGTCCCGCGTGGACACCGAGATCGACAAGCGGCTGGACGCCCTGGGCACCGAGGAGGCCAAGGCCCTGCGCGGCAAGGCCGCCCTGGCCAACGCCCGGCTGGCCTACCAGGCGTACGAGGAGGTCTTCTCCTCCGACCGCTGGGCCGCCCTGGAGAAGGCCGGCGCCAACAAGCAGCGCGCCCTGTGGGCCTCGACCGGTGTCAAGGACCCGGCCTACAAGGACACGCTGTACGTGGACGACCTGGTCGCCCCGAACACGGTGAACACCATGCCGGAGGCCACCCTGGAGGCCACGGCCGACCACGGGCAGATCACCGGTGACACCGTCCGCGGCACCTACGAGCAGGCCAAGGCCGAGCTCGACGCGCTCGCCAAGGTCGGGATCTCGTACGACGACGTCGTCCAGCTCCTGGAGGACGAGGGCGTCGACAAGTTCGAGCAGTCCTGGAACGACCTTCTCAAGTCCACCGAGGCGGAGCTCAAGCGCCTCGCTCCGGAGGCGTGA
- the pgi gene encoding glucose-6-phosphate isomerase has product MNAESRGRLDQTPEWNALAKHREELGEVHLRKLFADDPRRAERLSLTVGDLHLDYSKHLVTDETLRLLRALAAASGVTELRDAMFRGEKINTTEDRAVLHTALRAPESAVVKVDGENVVPAVHAVLRKMQIFADRVRSGDWKGHTGARIRNVVNIGIGGSDLGPAMAYEALRAFTARDLTFRFVSNVDGADLHEAVRDLDPAETLFIVASKTFTTIETITNATSARNWLLTGLRAGEEAVAKHFVALSTNEEKVSEFGIDTANMFEFWDWVGGRYSYDSAIGLSLMIAIGPDRFREMLAGFHLVDEHFRCAPPEENVPLLLGLLGVWYGNFHDAQSHAVLPYSHYLSKFAAYLQQLDMESNGKSVDRDGHPVNWQTGPVVWGTPGTNGQHAYYQLIHQGTKLIPADFIGFAKPVDDLLPGLVAQHDLLMANLFAQGQALAFGKTAEEVAAEGVPAELVPHKTFRGNHPTTTILASELSPSVLGQLIALYEHKVFVQGAIWNIDSFDQWGVELGKVLAKRVEPALTAGADVPGLDGSTAALVARYRELRGR; this is encoded by the coding sequence ATGAACGCAGAGAGCCGCGGCAGGCTCGACCAGACGCCTGAGTGGAACGCGCTGGCCAAGCACCGGGAAGAGCTCGGGGAGGTGCACCTGCGGAAGCTGTTCGCGGACGATCCGCGCCGGGCCGAGCGCCTGTCGCTCACCGTGGGCGACCTGCACCTCGACTACTCCAAGCACCTCGTCACGGACGAGACGCTGCGCCTGCTGCGCGCGCTCGCGGCGGCGAGCGGGGTCACGGAGCTCCGGGACGCCATGTTCCGCGGCGAGAAGATCAACACCACCGAGGACCGCGCCGTGCTGCACACGGCGCTCCGGGCCCCCGAGTCGGCCGTGGTCAAGGTCGACGGGGAGAACGTCGTGCCGGCCGTGCACGCCGTGCTGCGCAAGATGCAGATCTTCGCCGACCGGGTCCGTTCGGGTGACTGGAAGGGCCACACCGGCGCCCGCATCAGGAACGTCGTCAACATCGGCATCGGCGGATCCGACCTCGGTCCGGCGATGGCGTACGAGGCGCTGCGCGCCTTCACCGCCCGCGACCTGACGTTCCGTTTCGTGTCGAACGTCGACGGCGCGGATCTGCACGAGGCCGTGCGGGACCTGGACCCCGCCGAGACGCTCTTCATCGTCGCCTCGAAGACCTTCACGACCATCGAGACCATCACCAACGCCACCTCCGCCCGCAACTGGCTGCTGACCGGTCTGCGCGCGGGCGAGGAGGCGGTGGCCAAGCACTTCGTGGCGCTGTCGACGAACGAGGAGAAGGTCTCCGAGTTCGGCATCGACACCGCCAACATGTTCGAGTTCTGGGACTGGGTCGGCGGCCGCTATTCGTACGACTCGGCCATCGGGCTCTCCTTGATGATCGCCATCGGCCCGGACCGCTTCCGGGAGATGCTGGCCGGCTTCCACCTCGTCGACGAGCACTTCCGCTGCGCGCCGCCCGAGGAGAACGTCCCGCTGCTGCTCGGTCTGCTCGGCGTCTGGTACGGCAACTTCCACGACGCCCAGTCGCACGCGGTGCTGCCCTACAGCCACTACCTGTCCAAGTTCGCCGCGTACCTCCAGCAGCTGGACATGGAGTCCAACGGCAAGTCCGTGGACCGCGACGGGCACCCCGTCAACTGGCAGACGGGCCCGGTGGTGTGGGGCACCCCCGGCACCAACGGCCAGCACGCGTATTACCAGTTGATCCACCAGGGCACGAAGCTGATCCCCGCGGACTTCATCGGCTTCGCCAAGCCGGTCGACGACCTGCTGCCGGGGCTGGTGGCCCAGCACGACCTGCTGATGGCCAACCTCTTCGCCCAGGGCCAGGCCCTCGCCTTCGGCAAGACCGCGGAGGAGGTGGCGGCGGAGGGCGTCCCCGCGGAGCTGGTCCCGCACAAGACGTTCCGCGGCAACCACCCGACGACGACCATCCTCGCGAGTGAACTCAGCCCGTCGGTGCTGGGGCAGCTGATCGCTTTGTACGAGCACAAGGTGTTCGTCCAGGGTGCGATCTGGAACATCGACTCCTTCGACCAGTGGGGTGTGGAGCTGGGGAAGGTGCTGGCGAAGCGGGTGGAGCCGGCGCTTACGGCCGGTGCCGATGTTCCGGGGCTGGACGGGTCGACGGCGGCGCTGGTGGCCCGCTACCGCGAGTTGCGGGGGCGCTAG
- the secG gene encoding preprotein translocase subunit SecG, whose product MGFSIALIVFSLLMMMLVLMHKGKGGGLSDMFGGGMQSSVGGSSVAERNLDRITVVVGLLWFACIVVLGLLMKLDS is encoded by the coding sequence ATGGGGTTCTCGATCGCCCTCATCGTCTTCAGCCTGCTGATGATGATGCTGGTGCTCATGCACAAGGGGAAGGGCGGCGGTCTGTCCGACATGTTCGGTGGCGGCATGCAGTCCTCCGTCGGCGGCTCCTCGGTCGCCGAGCGCAACCTCGACCGCATCACCGTGGTCGTCGGTCTGCTGTGGTTCGCGTGCATTGTCGTGCTCGGCCTGCTGATGAAGCTCGATAGCTGA
- the tpiA gene encoding triose-phosphate isomerase has protein sequence MTDRTPLMAGNWKMNLNHLEAIAHVQKLSFALADKDYDATEVAVLAPFTDLRSVQTLVDGDKLKIKYGAQDLSAYDSGAYTGEISGAMLSKLKCTYVAVGHSERRQYHGESDEICNAKVKAAYRHGLTPILCVGEGLDVRKAGAQVPHTLAQVDGALKDIPAEQAETIVIAYEPVWAIGTGEVATPEDAQEVCGAIRGRLAELYGREVADKIRIQYGGSVKSGNIAAIMAQPDVDGALIGGAALDVDDFVKIVRFRDQ, from the coding sequence GTGACTGACCGCACCCCGCTGATGGCGGGCAACTGGAAGATGAACCTCAACCACCTTGAGGCCATCGCCCACGTCCAGAAGCTCTCCTTCGCGCTCGCCGACAAGGACTACGACGCCACCGAGGTCGCCGTCCTGGCCCCCTTCACCGACCTGCGCTCGGTGCAGACGCTGGTCGACGGCGACAAGCTCAAGATCAAGTACGGCGCCCAGGACCTCTCGGCGTACGACTCCGGTGCCTACACCGGCGAGATCTCCGGCGCCATGCTCTCCAAGCTGAAGTGCACCTACGTGGCCGTCGGCCACTCGGAGCGCCGCCAGTACCACGGCGAGTCGGACGAGATCTGCAACGCCAAGGTCAAGGCCGCCTACCGGCACGGCCTCACCCCGATCCTCTGCGTCGGCGAGGGCCTGGACGTCCGCAAGGCCGGCGCCCAGGTCCCGCACACCCTCGCGCAGGTCGACGGTGCCCTCAAGGACATCCCGGCCGAGCAGGCCGAGACCATCGTGATCGCCTATGAGCCGGTGTGGGCCATCGGCACCGGCGAGGTCGCGACCCCCGAGGACGCGCAGGAGGTCTGCGGCGCCATCCGCGGCCGCCTCGCCGAGCTCTACGGCCGTGAGGTCGCCGACAAGATCCGCATCCAGTACGGCGGCTCCGTCAAGTCCGGCAACATCGCCGCGATCATGGCGCAGCCCGACGTCGACGGTGCCCTGATCGGCGGCGCCGCGCTGGACGTGGACGACTTCGTCAAGATCGTCCGGTTCCGCGACCAGTAG
- the pgl gene encoding 6-phosphogluconolactonase, with translation MSTPQIVVHRDKELMAQAAAARLITKIVDAQTARGSASVVLTGGRNGNGLLAALATAPARDAVDWSRLDLWWGDERFLPEGDPERNATQAREALLDSVALDPARVHFMPAADGTHDDADAAAAAYAAELAAAARPEDHGPVPSFDVLLLGVGPDTHVASLFPELPGVRETERTVVGVHGAPKPPPTRVSLTLPAIRAAREVWLLAAGEDKADAVTMALSGAGEIQAPAAGAYGRRRTLWLLDAAAAAKLPRGLYPPSSP, from the coding sequence GTGAGCACCCCGCAGATCGTCGTCCACCGGGACAAGGAGCTGATGGCGCAGGCCGCGGCGGCCCGGCTGATCACGAAGATCGTGGACGCCCAGACCGCGCGCGGCTCGGCCTCCGTCGTCCTCACCGGCGGGCGCAACGGCAACGGGCTGCTCGCGGCCCTCGCCACCGCGCCCGCGCGGGACGCGGTGGACTGGTCGCGCCTGGACCTGTGGTGGGGCGACGAGCGGTTCCTGCCCGAGGGCGACCCCGAGCGCAACGCCACGCAGGCACGCGAGGCGCTGCTGGACTCGGTGGCGCTGGACCCGGCCCGGGTGCACTTCATGCCCGCGGCCGACGGCACCCACGACGACGCCGACGCGGCGGCCGCGGCCTACGCGGCCGAGCTCGCCGCGGCCGCGCGGCCCGAGGACCACGGCCCCGTGCCGTCCTTCGACGTCCTCCTCCTGGGCGTCGGCCCCGACACGCACGTGGCCTCGCTCTTCCCCGAGCTCCCGGGCGTCCGGGAGACCGAGCGCACGGTCGTCGGCGTGCACGGCGCGCCGAAGCCGCCGCCGACCCGGGTCTCGCTGACCCTGCCGGCGATCCGCGCCGCGCGGGAGGTCTGGCTGCTGGCGGCCGGCGAGGACAAGGCCGACGCGGTGACGATGGCGCTGTCCGGAGCGGGCGAGATCCAGGCCCCGGCGGCGGGGGCGTACGGGCGCCGCCGGACGCTGTGGCTGCTGGACGCGGCGGCTGCGGCGAAGTTGCCGCGGGGGTTGTACCCGCCGTCTTCGCCCTGA
- the tkt gene encoding transketolase: protein MSNKPTTTDLEWTELDQRAVDTARVLAMDSVQKVGNGHPGTAMSLAPAAYLLFQKMMRHDPSDADWTGRDRFVLSPGHTSLTLYVQLFMAGYGLELSDLKSFRTWDSKTPGHPEHGHTRGVETTTGPLGQGIANAVGMAMAARYERGLFDPEAPKGESPFDHTIWAIVSDGDLEEGISAEASSLAGHQKLGNIVALYDDNHISIEGDTETAFSEDVLKRYEAYGWHVQRIEQAASGDFDIHALHAALKAAQEETERPSIIAARTIIAWPAPNAQNTEASHGSALGADEVAATKRVMGFDPEQDFQVEDDVFSHVRKVVDRGREAHATWDKRIQEWRQANPERAAEFDRIAAGELPDGWEKAVPVFPAGKDVATRKASGEVLKALGGVIPELWGGSADLAGSNNTTIDASSSFLPEGNPLPEANPYGRTIHFGIREHAMGSTMNGIALHGNTRVYGGTFLVFSDYMRPAVRLASLMKLPVTYVWTHDSIGLGEDGPTHQPVEHMAALRAIPGLNMVRPADANETAIAWREITKRHTTHPAPHGLALTRQNVPTYEANEGAAKGGYVLFEAEGGRPQVILIGTGSEVQLAVEAREALQAEGIPTRVVSMPSVEWFEEQDQAYRDGVLLPDVKARVAVEAGIGLTWHRYVGDAGRIVSLEHFGASADYKVLYREFGLTAEAVVAAARESIEHADANRR, encoded by the coding sequence GTGAGCAACAAGCCGACCACAACAGACCTCGAGTGGACCGAACTGGACCAGCGGGCCGTCGATACCGCCCGCGTCCTGGCCATGGACTCCGTGCAGAAGGTCGGCAACGGCCATCCGGGCACGGCCATGAGCCTGGCGCCGGCCGCTTATCTGCTGTTCCAGAAGATGATGCGGCACGACCCCAGTGACGCCGACTGGACCGGCCGGGACCGTTTCGTCCTCTCCCCCGGCCACACCAGCCTGACGCTCTACGTGCAGCTCTTCATGGCCGGCTACGGCCTGGAGCTCTCGGACCTGAAGTCGTTCCGCACCTGGGACAGCAAGACCCCGGGTCACCCGGAGCACGGTCACACCCGTGGCGTCGAGACCACCACCGGCCCGCTGGGCCAGGGCATCGCCAACGCGGTGGGCATGGCCATGGCCGCCCGCTACGAGCGCGGCCTGTTCGACCCGGAGGCCCCGAAGGGCGAGTCGCCCTTCGATCACACCATCTGGGCGATCGTCTCCGACGGCGACCTGGAGGAGGGCATCTCCGCGGAGGCCTCCTCGCTCGCCGGCCACCAGAAGCTCGGCAACATCGTCGCGCTCTACGACGACAACCACATCTCGATCGAGGGCGACACCGAGACGGCGTTCTCCGAGGATGTCCTCAAGCGGTACGAGGCGTACGGCTGGCACGTCCAGCGCATCGAGCAGGCCGCCAGCGGCGACTTCGACATCCACGCCCTGCACGCGGCCCTGAAGGCCGCGCAGGAGGAGACCGAGCGCCCGTCGATCATCGCCGCGCGCACGATCATCGCCTGGCCGGCCCCGAACGCCCAGAACACCGAGGCGTCGCACGGCTCGGCGCTGGGCGCCGACGAGGTCGCCGCGACCAAGCGCGTCATGGGCTTCGACCCCGAGCAGGACTTCCAGGTCGAGGACGACGTCTTCAGCCACGTCCGCAAGGTCGTCGACCGCGGCCGCGAGGCCCACGCCACGTGGGACAAGCGCATCCAGGAGTGGCGCCAGGCCAACCCGGAGCGCGCCGCGGAGTTCGACCGCATCGCCGCGGGCGAGCTGCCCGACGGCTGGGAGAAGGCCGTCCCGGTCTTCCCGGCCGGCAAGGACGTCGCCACCCGCAAGGCCTCCGGTGAGGTCCTCAAGGCGCTGGGCGGCGTGATCCCCGAGCTGTGGGGCGGCTCCGCCGACCTCGCCGGTTCGAACAACACGACGATCGACGCGTCCTCGTCGTTCCTCCCGGAGGGCAACCCGCTCCCCGAGGCGAACCCGTACGGCCGCACGATCCACTTCGGCATCCGCGAGCACGCCATGGGTTCGACCATGAACGGCATCGCGCTGCACGGCAACACCCGCGTCTACGGCGGCACCTTCCTGGTGTTCTCCGACTACATGCGCCCGGCCGTGCGTCTCGCCTCCCTGATGAAGCTGCCGGTCACCTACGTGTGGACGCACGACTCCATCGGCCTCGGCGAGGACGGCCCGACCCACCAGCCGGTCGAGCACATGGCCGCCCTGCGCGCCATCCCGGGCCTGAACATGGTCCGCCCGGCCGACGCCAACGAGACGGCGATCGCCTGGCGCGAGATCACCAAGCGCCACACCACCCACCCGGCGCCGCACGGTCTGGCCCTCACCCGCCAGAACGTCCCGACGTACGAGGCCAACGAGGGCGCGGCCAAGGGCGGCTACGTCCTGTTCGAGGCCGAGGGCGGCCGGCCGCAGGTCATCCTGATCGGCACCGGCTCCGAGGTCCAGCTGGCCGTCGAGGCCCGCGAGGCGCTCCAGGCCGAGGGCATCCCGACCCGCGTGGTCTCGATGCCGTCCGTCGAGTGGTTCGAGGAGCAGGACCAGGCGTACCGCGACGGCGTGCTGCTGCCGGACGTCAAGGCCCGCGTCGCGGTCGAGGCCGGCATCGGCCTGACCTGGCACCGCTACGTCGGTGACGCCGGCCGGATCGTCTCGCTGGAGCACTTCGGCGCCTCGGCGGACTACAAGGTCCTCTACCGCGAGTTCGGCCTGACGGCCGAGGCCGTGGTGGCCGCCGCCCGCGAGTCGATCGAGCACGCCGACGCCAACCGTCGCTGA
- the opcA gene encoding glucose-6-phosphate dehydrogenase assembly protein OpcA, with product MKMDLTDTTSSKINSALVQGRRAIGTPAIGMVLTLVIVTDEEHAYDALKAANEASREHPSRKLVVIKRVSRSPRDRAKARLDAEVRVGTSAGTGETVVLRLYGDVIDHAQSVVLPLLLPDAPVVVWWPVTSPVSPEKDPLGALAQRRVTDTYAAEDPLAEVSARAAHYTPGDTDLAWTRITPWRSMLAAALDQQQVDVLSAEVEGEGYNPSGELLAMWLADRLGIPVKRTISEGPGLTAVRMETKNGQIVLDRPNGTLATLCMPGQPDRAVALNRRDTAELLAEELRRLDPDITYESALKYGVERLSDGSAAAKAPAPAAPAKDAKAASSEAADAAPEAGAAAAPAPAKKASGKKAAGK from the coding sequence ATGAAGATGGACCTCACGGACACCACGTCCAGCAAGATCAACAGTGCCCTGGTCCAGGGCCGCCGCGCCATCGGCACCCCGGCCATCGGCATGGTGCTCACCCTCGTCATCGTCACCGACGAGGAGCACGCCTACGACGCGCTCAAGGCGGCCAACGAGGCCTCCCGCGAGCACCCCTCGCGCAAGCTCGTCGTCATCAAGCGCGTGAGCCGCTCCCCGCGCGACCGCGCCAAGGCCCGCCTCGACGCCGAGGTCCGGGTCGGCACCAGCGCCGGCACCGGCGAGACCGTGGTGCTGCGGCTCTACGGCGACGTCATCGACCACGCCCAGTCGGTCGTGCTGCCGCTGCTGCTGCCCGACGCCCCCGTGGTCGTCTGGTGGCCGGTCACCTCCCCGGTCAGCCCCGAGAAGGACCCGCTGGGCGCCCTGGCCCAGCGCCGGGTCACCGACACCTACGCCGCCGAGGACCCCCTCGCGGAGGTGTCGGCCCGCGCCGCGCACTACACGCCCGGCGACACCGACCTGGCCTGGACCCGGATCACGCCGTGGCGCTCCATGCTCGCGGCCGCCCTGGACCAGCAGCAGGTCGACGTCCTGTCGGCCGAGGTCGAGGGCGAGGGCTACAACCCGAGCGGCGAGCTGCTCGCGATGTGGCTGGCCGACCGCCTCGGGATCCCCGTGAAGCGGACCATCTCCGAGGGCCCCGGCCTCACGGCCGTCCGCATGGAGACCAAGAACGGCCAGATCGTCCTGGACCGCCCCAACGGCACCCTGGCCACGCTCTGCATGCCCGGCCAGCCGGACCGCGCCGTCGCGCTCAACCGGCGCGACACCGCGGAGCTCCTCGCCGAGGAGCTGCGCCGGCTCGACCCGGACATCACCTACGAGTCCGCGCTGAAGTACGGCGTGGAGCGGCTCAGCGACGGCTCCGCGGCGGCCAAGGCCCCGGCCCCGGCCGCTCCGGCCAAGGACGCGAAGGCCGCCTCCTCCGAGGCCGCCGACGCCGCTCCGGAGGCCGGGGCGGCCGCCGCGCCGGCGCCCGCCAAGAAGGCCTCCGGCAAGAAGGCGGCCGGCAAGTGA